The sequence below is a genomic window from Draconibacterium halophilum.
GCTGTTTTCTTTCCAAAACACCTTCTCAACCCACGTGAAACGTTATATTCTCCACCGCCTTCCCAAGCGCGAAACTGACGTGTTGTTCTTATTCTGCCTTCTCCGGGATCCAGTCTTAACATTACTTCACCAAGAGAGATACAGTCGTATGTACATTCGGATTTTGATTTAATTTCCAATTTTGCCATGATTTAGTTTACTATTAAATGCAATCGATTGCAAAAATACTATTCTTCTATACAAATTTGCATGATTGCCTTAAAATCAATGTGTTTTTACTAAAAATTAAAATAAGCTTTCGCATTATTGAAACTGATATTTTCAACCATGCTTCCCAACAGTTCCATATCGTATGGAATCTCACCATTCTCAACATCGTTACCCAGCAAATTACATAAAGTACGACGGAAATATTCGTGACGGGTATACGACAGATAACTGCGCGAATCAGTTAGCATTCCTACAAAACGACTCAACAAACCAAGGTTCGACAAGGCCTGCATTTGACTTTCCATGCCGTCTTTCTGATCGAGGAACCACCAGCCAGAGCCGTATTGCATTTTCCCGGGAACAGAACCGTCCTGGAAGTTTCCGATCATTGTTGCAATCAGCTCATTGTCGCGGGGATTCAGGTTGTATAATATAGTTTTCGATAATTTATTCTCCATATCCAGTCGGTCCAGCAGTCTTGACAGTGGTCGTGCAATATCAAAATCGCCGATCGAATCAAACCCTACGTCGGCTCCAATTTTGTTGAACAATCGGGTATTGTTGTTTCGTAAAGCGCCAATATGAAATTGCTGCGTCCACCCCCGCGAGTGATCCATAATTCCGAATTCGTATAACATGCACGACTGAAATTTCACCACTTCTTCTTTCGTAAGCGTACCGCCTTTCCGAACTTTGCTGAATATCTTTTCAACTTCTGCTTCGGTGTAATCTTCAGCCAAAACTGTTTCAACACCATGGTCGCTCAAACGACATCCGTTCTGGTGGAAAAATTCGTGACGATTATCCAGCGCGTCCATTAAATCTCCAAAGGTGTAAATATTTAGGTTCGCAGCTTCTTCCAACTTACTTAAATAAGCATTGTAGGAAGTTGTATTCTCCACTGCCATGGCTTTATCGGGGCGCCATGCCGGAAGTACAGCGGTTTCAAAACCATCGGCTTTAATGGCACGGTGATACTCGAGCGAATCCACAGGATCGTCGGTAGTACAAATGGTATGCACATTGGCCATTTTTATAATTCCGCGGCATGAATATTCAGGAGTTTGCAATTTGGCATTACATTCTTCCCAAATCTCTTTTGCAGTTGCCGGACTCAAAACTTTATCGATTCCAAAGAATTTTTTTAGTTCCAGGTGTGTCCAGTGAAACAGTGGGTTACGCAAAGTGTGTGGCACCGTTTCGGCCCACTTTTCAAACTTCTCCCAGTCGCTGGCATTTCCGGTACAGTATTTCTCGGCAACACCGTTGGTACGCATGCCGCGCCATTTGTAATGATCGCCAT
It includes:
- the uxaC gene encoding glucuronate isomerase, whose product is MDKDFLLQTDVAKELYHNHAAKMPIFDYHCHINPQEIAEDRKYDNITQLWLYGDHYKWRGMRTNGVAEKYCTGNASDWEKFEKWAETVPHTLRNPLFHWTHLELKKFFGIDKVLSPATAKEIWEECNAKLQTPEYSCRGIIKMANVHTICTTDDPVDSLEYHRAIKADGFETAVLPAWRPDKAMAVENTTSYNAYLSKLEEAANLNIYTFGDLMDALDNRHEFFHQNGCRLSDHGVETVLAEDYTEAEVEKIFSKVRKGGTLTKEEVVKFQSCMLYEFGIMDHSRGWTQQFHIGALRNNNTRLFNKIGADVGFDSIGDFDIARPLSRLLDRLDMENKLSKTILYNLNPRDNELIATMIGNFQDGSVPGKMQYGSGWWFLDQKDGMESQMQALSNLGLLSRFVGMLTDSRSYLSYTRHEYFRRTLCNLLGNDVENGEIPYDMELLGSMVENISFNNAKAYFNF